A genomic segment from Saprospiraceae bacterium encodes:
- the amt gene encoding ammonium transporter, giving the protein MDQALFTANNTWMLVATALVFIMHLGFATLEAGFVQKKNVVNILFKNSMIISIGILTYFVCGFNLMYPGGEPGGFFGFAGFGIGPAEGYVPIEYTNGAYTYWTDFIFQAMFAATAATIVSGAVAERIKLGPFLVFATLLVSIAYPITGMWKWGLGWLDAMGFADFAGSTLVHACGGAAALAMVILLGPRTGKYTDKGIRPIPGHSMPLAAIGVFLLWFGWFGFNGGSVLSGDPEGVSIVFVTTSLAAAAGAIGAFFTSWAMFKSFDLSMVLNGMLGGLVGITAGADAISPGMSIIVGAIAGVIIPFSVIFFDKIKIDDPVGATSVHLVCGIWGTLAVGIFGGANFLTQLIGTFSVIAFTFAFSIAVGYAIKATVGLRVSEAEELKGLDIGEHDMMAYADAVESSAYNLAVK; this is encoded by the coding sequence ATGGATCAGGCTTTATTTACAGCGAATAATACTTGGATGTTGGTGGCTACAGCACTAGTGTTTATTATGCACTTGGGTTTTGCAACCCTAGAGGCTGGGTTTGTTCAAAAAAAGAATGTCGTTAACATCCTTTTTAAAAATTCCATGATAATTTCAATAGGTATTTTAACCTATTTCGTCTGCGGTTTTAATTTGATGTACCCTGGTGGAGAGCCAGGCGGATTTTTTGGATTTGCGGGCTTTGGAATTGGCCCAGCAGAGGGATATGTTCCTATAGAATATACAAATGGCGCTTACACATACTGGACTGATTTTATCTTCCAGGCTATGTTTGCTGCAACAGCGGCAACTATTGTATCTGGTGCAGTGGCGGAGCGGATCAAGTTAGGTCCTTTCTTGGTCTTTGCAACCTTGCTTGTTTCTATTGCATATCCGATCACTGGAATGTGGAAATGGGGTTTAGGTTGGTTAGATGCGATGGGATTTGCTGATTTTGCTGGTTCTACCCTGGTACATGCTTGTGGAGGTGCAGCAGCCTTAGCGATGGTCATTCTACTCGGGCCACGTACGGGTAAATACACAGATAAGGGGATCAGACCCATTCCTGGGCACAGTATGCCTTTAGCAGCTATTGGTGTATTCTTACTTTGGTTTGGCTGGTTTGGTTTTAACGGTGGTTCTGTATTGAGCGGAGATCCAGAAGGTGTTTCTATTGTATTTGTGACTACATCCTTGGCTGCGGCAGCAGGAGCGATTGGTGCTTTCTTTACTTCTTGGGCAATGTTCAAATCATTTGACCTTTCGATGGTGTTGAACGGTATGCTGGGTGGTTTGGTAGGTATTACTGCTGGGGCAGATGCGATTTCTCCGGGTATGTCAATCATTGTAGGAGCTATTGCAGGTGTTATCATTCCTTTCTCCGTTATCTTTTTTGACAAAATCAAAATTGATGACCCCGTTGGTGCCACTTCTGTTCACTTGGTATGTGGTATTTGGGGGACGCTAGCCGTTGGTATTTTTGGCGGTGCTAACTTCCTAACCCAATTGATTGGTACCTTCTCAGTTATTGCCTTTACTTTTGCCTTCTCTATTGCAGTCGGATACGCTATCAAAGCAACGGTCGGATTGCGCGTTTCGGAAGCAGAAGAGTTGAAAGGTTTGGATATCGGAGAACATGATATGATGGCCTACGCTGATGCCGTAGAAAGCAGTGCTTATAACCTTGCTGTAAAATAA
- a CDS encoding P-II family nitrogen regulator, producing the protein MKKIEAIVRLSRFDKVRDALAGIGVNFFTLSDVKGFGLQKGKKLVYRGSVYDSDYIARLQIDIICEDSKVNAIVDTLLESARTGEVGDGKVVVLDVQHVSRIRTGETGADAI; encoded by the coding sequence ATGAAGAAAATAGAAGCAATTGTTCGCCTTTCACGTTTCGATAAAGTTCGAGATGCCTTGGCTGGAATCGGCGTAAACTTCTTCACACTCAGCGATGTCAAAGGCTTTGGGTTACAAAAAGGAAAAAAGCTGGTTTATCGCGGAAGTGTTTATGATTCCGATTACATCGCCCGTTTGCAAATTGATATCATTTGCGAAGATAGTAAAGTAAACGCGATTGTAGATACCCTTTTGGAATCTGCTCGTACTGGAGAGGTTGGAGATGGTAAAGTAGTTGTACTTGACGTCCAGCACGTCTCTAGAATTCGTACTGGAGAAACAGGAGCTGATGCCATATAA
- a CDS encoding helix-hairpin-helix domain-containing protein, producing the protein MSRQYIPIVLFLLSHSILWGQVDTLNPPLPDRSGELIEDILNNAEEETDFDFNTAFEDLDAYLQSPLDLNEASETDLRDLGLFSDVQILNFLQYRQVAGTLISLYELQAVPGMDLATIRNVLPYVRVRGDVDDYQLSLIEMITKGKNEVYNRWFTVLEDQKGYSPLEDGETSSRYLGDQHQLYFRFKHSYGNRLSYGLTAEKDRGEEFFRGNNTKGFDFYSAHFYLRNYNKRLIALAIGDYGVSLGQGLIFFSGFNYGKSALVATIKRSGRQVRAYSSVNEINFMRGAAATLGIGDRLAVTVFGSYKGIDGNLVLPDSTDSDVLEASISSLNATGYHRTQSEVDDRNALQQLTTGASLKYSMSIGHIALNGVYHHFSKALESKVQPYNQFYFRGKQLTNASLDYNFRLGKFNLFGETAASDNGSIATLNGLLTGLDPKVDFALLFRHYPKDYWSIGSSAFAETSGTRNETGFYTGIVVRPNNNWIVSAYFDIWEHPWLRFQVDAPSKGYEYRVRLTYFKKRQYEAYIEVRDEIKEQNVPIFETKSKDILPSRRFQSRFNFSYKVNKAVELRSRLDLGFADNEINSYQDGFAIYQDIIFKPIGFPLSFTTRFALFDTDGYQVRFYNFENNLLYTFAIPAYYNRGSRFYINLRYKGIRNMTVEARFAQLYWSDQPSIGSGLEEINGPVRTEVSAQIKYQF; encoded by the coding sequence ATGAGCAGGCAATACATCCCTATCGTTCTTTTTTTACTTTCCCATTCTATTTTGTGGGGGCAGGTTGATACCTTAAACCCTCCCTTACCTGATCGTAGTGGTGAGCTGATTGAAGACATCCTGAATAATGCAGAAGAAGAAACTGATTTTGATTTCAACACTGCCTTTGAAGACCTGGATGCCTACCTGCAATCTCCCCTTGACCTCAACGAAGCTTCCGAAACGGACCTCAGAGACCTGGGATTGTTTTCCGATGTGCAAATTCTAAACTTTTTGCAATATAGACAGGTGGCAGGCACCCTTATTTCACTTTATGAATTACAGGCGGTACCGGGAATGGATTTGGCCACCATTAGAAACGTACTTCCTTATGTACGAGTACGTGGCGATGTGGATGATTACCAACTTTCACTCATTGAGATGATCACGAAGGGTAAAAATGAAGTCTATAATCGTTGGTTTACCGTTTTGGAAGATCAAAAAGGTTATAGCCCCTTGGAAGATGGAGAAACAAGTAGTCGCTATTTGGGCGATCAGCACCAACTTTATTTTAGATTTAAACATTCCTATGGCAATCGGTTGAGTTATGGCCTTACCGCAGAGAAGGACCGGGGAGAGGAATTCTTTAGGGGAAATAATACCAAAGGGTTTGATTTTTATTCCGCTCATTTTTACCTCAGAAACTACAACAAAAGGCTGATTGCCTTGGCCATCGGTGATTATGGCGTGAGTTTGGGACAAGGTTTGATTTTTTTCTCTGGGTTCAATTATGGGAAAAGCGCTCTTGTTGCCACTATCAAACGCAGCGGCCGTCAAGTTCGAGCCTATTCCTCTGTCAACGAGATCAATTTCATGCGGGGAGCTGCGGCGACCTTGGGCATAGGGGATCGTTTAGCCGTGACGGTTTTTGGTTCTTACAAAGGAATCGATGGCAACCTCGTTCTCCCTGATTCAACGGATTCGGATGTGTTGGAGGCCAGCATATCCTCGCTCAATGCGACTGGCTACCACCGGACCCAATCAGAAGTGGATGATAGGAATGCCTTGCAACAATTGACCACCGGAGCTAGCTTGAAATATTCCATGAGCATAGGCCATATTGCCTTAAATGGCGTCTATCATCATTTTAGCAAAGCCCTGGAGAGCAAAGTTCAGCCTTATAATCAGTTTTATTTTAGAGGAAAACAACTTACAAACGCTAGTTTGGACTATAATTTCCGTTTAGGAAAATTCAATTTATTTGGTGAAACAGCAGCCAGTGATAATGGCAGTATCGCTACCTTGAACGGGCTATTGACGGGACTTGATCCGAAAGTAGACTTTGCCTTGCTATTTAGGCATTACCCTAAGGATTATTGGTCTATCGGGTCCAGTGCCTTTGCAGAGACAAGTGGCACCCGCAATGAAACCGGTTTTTACACCGGCATTGTGGTACGGCCCAATAATAACTGGATTGTTTCAGCTTATTTTGATATCTGGGAACATCCCTGGCTGCGATTTCAGGTAGATGCACCCAGTAAGGGCTACGAATATCGCGTGCGATTGACCTATTTCAAAAAACGCCAATACGAAGCTTATATAGAAGTGAGGGATGAAATAAAAGAACAAAACGTACCTATTTTTGAGACGAAGTCGAAAGATATCCTTCCTAGCCGGCGCTTTCAATCGCGCTTCAATTTCTCCTACAAAGTCAATAAAGCCGTGGAGCTAAGAAGCCGCCTGGACCTCGGTTTTGCCGACAATGAAATCAATAGCTACCAGGACGGTTTTGCCATCTACCAGGATATCATCTTTAAACCAATCGGTTTTCCCTTGTCTTTTACCACGCGTTTTGCCCTATTCGATACCGATGGTTACCAGGTTCGTTTTTATAATTTTGAAAATAACCTGCTCTATACTTTCGCTATTCCAGCCTATTACAACCGCGGCAGCAGGTTTTATATCAACCTGCGTTACAAAGGCATCCGAAACATGACAGTAGAGGCCCGATTTGCACAATTGTACTGGTCTGATCAGCCAAGTATTGGCAGTGGCCTGGAAGAAATAAATGGGCCAGTACGAACGGAGGTGAGCGCCCAAATCAAGTACCAGTTTTAA